The following DNA comes from Candidatus Babeliales bacterium.
AAGGATTATTAATGAAAAATACATTTATTGTAGAACAAAAACCATTATTGTCTATTTTATCTTCAATGCAACCTATTTGTACAAAACGTACAACTCTTGATGCAACTACAACAATTTTATTCCATGTAGGGCATAAAGAATTAGTTTTAAAAAGTACTGATTTAGAAATTAGTTTGCAAGCGAGTTATTTACTTAAAGAATGTGACATAGATGAGCCACGTTTATTTCTAGTTTCAGGTCGTCGTCTTTTTGATTTAGTAAAGGAATTGGAAGGTGATATTACATTCATTTTAGATGATACATCGCTTTTAGTAAAAGCGGGACTTGTCAATGTAGTATTAAATATACAAAATGCTCAAAATTTTCCACCATTTCCTGAACGTATTGAGAATTTAATGCAATTAAGTGCATCATTTTTACTTGAATTGCTTAATAAAGTTTCCTTTCTAATTCCGCAAAACAATGCAAATTCTTCATTAAATGGATTATTTTTAGAAATATCTGAATCAGAATTAAAAATGACTGCTAGCGATGGTCATTGTCTTGCGCAGGTGCAAACATCTGTCTACACATTGGAAGATCCACATCAGTGGCTATTGCCCCGTCGAGCGATATTTGAAGTGAAAAAAATTTTAGAAAGCAGTAGCGATACAACTGTTTTTCTTGGTTTATGTGGAAATCAGCTTGTATTTTCTGGTGAATCTTTTAATTTCTTTTCTAAACTTCTTGTTAATGTTTTTCCTGCTTATGAAACAATTTTGAATAAGAAAGACTTTATTCCTGCACGTGTTGAACGGTCTCATTTTATCAAAACACTTCGTCGTTCATCATGCCTTCTTTCTGGACAATTCATTGCAACAAATTTCGCATTTGGGTCAGAAAAACTTAAGGTATCATTACATAATAAAGAAGTTGGCACATTAGAAGAAGAAGTTCCTTTATTTGATTTTACAGGAGCTGAATGTGACATTCGCTTTTATGCACCATATTTACTTAATGGATTACAAGTTTTTCCTGATGAGCAAATACAGTTTTATTTGCAAGGTAAATCTAAACCTATTATTTTTGATGCCTATAATAAAAGTGAAGGAAATGAATATGCTATGTTCTATCTTGTCATGCCGGTAGCTCAAGCACAAGAATAATGGAAATAAATAAATTACAGTTAGCGAGTATTTATTTAAAAAATTTTCGTTGTTTTGAACAAACTACCATTGATCTTGATAGCCATATTGTATTAATTTGTGGTTTAAATGGGACAGGTAAGACTTCTCTTCTTGAAGCATTATACTATGGATGTTATCTACGTTCATTCAGAACTCATCTTTCACGGGATTTAATTGCTTTAGGGAAAGAATCATTTTTTATAAAATTTTTAATTCATGACTATTCATCGTCAGAAAATTTTATCGACCATACTATTCAGATAGGGTTTACAGATAACAAACGTCTTGTTAAAATCGATAATAAACCAACCGTATCATATAAAGATCTTCTAACTTATTATCGCATAGTTAGTCTTACTGAAGATGACCTTAAATTAGTACAAGACGGCCCTGAAGAGCGGAGGTCTTTTTTAGATCAAGCATTATTGCTCAAAGATACATCATTTATAAATATGATGCGTGAATATCGTATTGTCTTAGAAAATCGTAATGCATTATTATGTAAAGATAAATTTGATCAAGAAATGTATTTTCTCTGGACTAAAAAATTATGGGAATATACATCAAGAATACAAAAAGTAAGAAAACAACTTTTATTAGAATTAGAAACAGAAGTTAATATAATGCTTCATCGCCATGTTGATGAACATGTATCCATTTCATTTGTATATCAAGCAAAAAAGAATAGCGATAACGCATTTGATATATTTTGGAATAATAATATTTCTTCAGGTATCATGCGCTCTGAACTACATCTAAAAAGAACTCTTTTTGGTGCCCATATTGATGATTTTACTATTATGTTACAAGGTAAACAGTCTCGAGCTCATTCTTCTAGGGGGCAACAGAAAATGATTGTTCTATTAATAAAAATAGCTCAAATAAAACAATTATCTAAGGCAAATGGTCCAATAATATTTCTTTTAGATGATTTTATGACTGATTTTGATATTGAACGCGGCAAAGCTTTACTTTCAGCCCTTTTTGAGCTTAATTGTCAGTTAATTTTTACCTCTCCTCGACGAGACAGTGCGCTAGAGAGCGCATTAATTGCTTCGCAATACAACTATAAAATAATTTCTATTTAAGTTTTTTAAAATAATTAAGGTGTTTAATTTACTATTTTTTTGACTTTATAACGTTCTTCATATATATTAATTGATAATAAATGGCCGTTTGTTTTGTAGAAATCAATATAAATTTATTCAAATAACTTTGACTTTTCTAAAATAACGGTTATTCTTAGTATTAACAATTGCTACAAGAATAAACAAAAATTAACCTAGGCTTCATTACTACTCTCCTTTTTTCCATCGCATTGATTTTATTATCAATGCGATGGTTTTTTTATAAATATAAAGGGCTAGATTCATATAAAAATCATATTAAAAATTTTATTATTGCTCCAAACGAAAAAACCTAATGTGGGAAAATTTTAGCGTTAAGTAATTTTATAAAAATAATTAAAAAGATTTTTAATAAAGAAACAATTCAGTCAATACTAAAAAATTTACTACGCAATCAAAAACGATTATTAATAGAATAGTTTGTGATTTCTTTTTTTTACTGTTATTTTTCTTAAAAAAGGAAAACTTATGAAATTGTTGTATTTATATTTTATTATTTTATCTAATCTTTTTACATTTTCTTTTTATGCTACTCATAATGACTATTTTCCTCAAAATATACATAAATTTCTTCTAACTGTTGTTATTATGGTTAAAAATGAAGTTGATGTTATTATTCCAACATTACAGCCATTTATAGATGCCGGTATTACAAGTTTCTTAGTGTATGATACGGGATCGACAGATGGCACAC
Coding sequences within:
- the dnaN gene encoding DNA polymerase III subunit beta; this encodes MKNTFIVEQKPLLSILSSMQPICTKRTTLDATTTILFHVGHKELVLKSTDLEISLQASYLLKECDIDEPRLFLVSGRRLFDLVKELEGDITFILDDTSLLVKAGLVNVVLNIQNAQNFPPFPERIENLMQLSASFLLELLNKVSFLIPQNNANSSLNGLFLEISESELKMTASDGHCLAQVQTSVYTLEDPHQWLLPRRAIFEVKKILESSSDTTVFLGLCGNQLVFSGESFNFFSKLLVNVFPAYETILNKKDFIPARVERSHFIKTLRRSSCLLSGQFIATNFAFGSEKLKVSLHNKEVGTLEEEVPLFDFTGAECDIRFYAPYLLNGLQVFPDEQIQFYLQGKSKPIIFDAYNKSEGNEYAMFYLVMPVAQAQE
- the recF gene encoding DNA replication and repair protein RecF (All proteins in this family for which functions are known are DNA-binding proteins that assist the filamentation of RecA onto DNA for the initiation of recombination or recombinational repair.) → MEINKLQLASIYLKNFRCFEQTTIDLDSHIVLICGLNGTGKTSLLEALYYGCYLRSFRTHLSRDLIALGKESFFIKFLIHDYSSSENFIDHTIQIGFTDNKRLVKIDNKPTVSYKDLLTYYRIVSLTEDDLKLVQDGPEERRSFLDQALLLKDTSFINMMREYRIVLENRNALLCKDKFDQEMYFLWTKKLWEYTSRIQKVRKQLLLELETEVNIMLHRHVDEHVSISFVYQAKKNSDNAFDIFWNNNISSGIMRSELHLKRTLFGAHIDDFTIMLQGKQSRAHSSRGQQKMIVLLIKIAQIKQLSKANGPIIFLLDDFMTDFDIERGKALLSALFELNCQLIFTSPRRDSALESALIASQYNYKIISI